In a genomic window of Helianthus annuus cultivar XRQ/B chromosome 10, HanXRQr2.0-SUNRISE, whole genome shotgun sequence:
- the LOC110880827 gene encoding uncharacterized protein LOC110880827: MRPWSAARSWKSDFDVPVLSESMMCLIPEDSSYRTECLRMLSKQAETKEGFENVSPTEHDAEESSTPRIEQQDESDPHPADEDVHMTPIAEEPHAKGSHMGETEKLDTSNPLNLRTSENVFSAGVRRETSIVSPISQERQSMSPKQLHKELEDKAATVKTATEEKLDLILKEIRNKKSKIKVSSETVKIVQKQTEENNAALKEIQKSSENKESSSEMEKALKELRDIKKKITEVATAGESSSSGKILEEIQLLRANSSSMTEAFEKLLMELTTQRNKESEKFQKIKKQEEKNTQAITNIHLLVKRLQYNVATLAKIDLHKLKAPIPQERQAIGSETPQHEPETIQQEQTKQTKTSTAQKQKQTMGPPPDKQKLPMSPPPNIPKPVTSKI, translated from the exons ATGAGACCTTGGAGTGCTGCAAGGTCATGGAAGTCAGATTTTGATGTACCTGTTTTGTCAGAAAGTATGATGTGTCTGATACCAGAAGATTCATCATACAGAACAGAATGTCTGAGGATGTTAAGCAAACAGGCAGAAACGAAAGAAGGATTTGAAAATGTGTCACCCACGGAACATGATGCAgaagaatcaagcacaccaagaATAGAGCAGCAGGATGAATCTGATCCTCATCCAGCTGATGAAGATGTGCATATGACTCCTATAGCAGAAGAACCTCATGCTAAAGGCTCACATATGGGAGAAACAG AGAAATTGGATACTTCCAATCCTCTTAACCTTAGAACAtcagaaaatgtgttttctgCTGGTGTTAGAAGAGAAACATCTATTGTTTCTCCTATTTCCCAAGAACGTCAATCTATGTCCCCTAAACAACTTCACAAAGAACTTGAAGACAAAGCTGCTACTGTGAAAACAGCCACGGAggaaaaacttgatctgatactgAAAGAAATcagaaataaaaaatcaaaaatcaaagtTTCATCAGAAACTGTCAAAATTGTGCAGAAACAAACAGAAGAAAATAATGCAGCtctcaaagaaatacaaaagtctTCAGAAAACAAAGAAAGTTCATCAGAAATGGAGAAAGCTCTTAAAGAACTACGTGATATCAAGAAAAAGATAACTGAGGTTGCAACTGCaggagaaagttcaagttcaggaaAAATTCTTGAAGAAATACAACTTCTCAGAGCCAACAGCAGCAGCATGACTGAGGCTTTTGAGAAATTGTTAATGGAATTGACCACACAAAGAAATAAGGAAAGTGAGAAGTTTCAGAAgataaagaagcaagaagaaaagAATACTCAAGCTATTACTAATATCCACTTGTTAGTAAAAAGATTGCAGTATAATGTTGCCACACTGGCAAAAAttgatcttcataaactaaaagctccaattccacaagaaagacAAGCAATAGGATCAGAAACACCTCAACATGAACCAGAAACCATTCAACAAGAACAAACCAAGCAAACAAAAACTTCAACAGCTCAAAAACAGAAGCAGACCATGGGTCCACCTCCAGATAAACAAAAGTTACCCATGAGTCCTCCACCAAATATACCAAAGCCAGTCACTTCAAAGATCTAA